One window of the Aquipuribacter sp. SD81 genome contains the following:
- a CDS encoding homoserine dehydrogenase translates to MDRVRVALLGCGVVGSEVARLLQDQADDLTARVGAPLELVGIAVRRPERARPGIDPSLLTGDAAALVRDADVVVEVVGGIEPARSLMHEAFSHGAGVVTANKMLLAEHGPELFEAARAADVDLYYEAAVAGAIPLIRPLRESLAGDRVRRFLGIVNGTTNYVLDQMDTTGAGFGDAVERAQALGYAEADPTADVEGYDAASKAAILASLAFHTRVPGEAVHREGITGVTAADVAAAERMGCVVKLLAIGERVPAGPDGPEGVTVRVHPAFVPRTHPLAGVRGPFNAVFVEAEAAGELMFYGPGAGGTPTAGAVLGDVVAVARHRVHGGRGPGESAYADLAALPMSRVRTRYHVRLEVADRPGVLARVADAFAARGVSIEQVRQQAVGEGADRTAELVVVTHVAPDTALSDTVADLGDLDVVLDVTSVMRVEGE, encoded by the coding sequence GTGGATCGCGTCCGTGTCGCCCTGCTCGGCTGCGGCGTCGTCGGCTCCGAGGTCGCACGGCTGCTGCAGGACCAGGCCGACGACCTCACGGCGCGCGTCGGGGCGCCGCTGGAGCTCGTCGGCATCGCGGTGCGCCGTCCCGAGCGCGCCCGGCCCGGCATCGACCCGTCCCTGCTCACCGGCGACGCGGCCGCCCTCGTGCGCGACGCCGACGTCGTCGTCGAGGTGGTCGGCGGCATCGAGCCCGCCCGCAGCCTCATGCACGAGGCGTTCTCGCACGGCGCGGGGGTCGTGACGGCGAACAAGATGCTGCTCGCCGAGCACGGGCCGGAGCTGTTCGAGGCGGCGCGGGCCGCCGACGTCGACCTGTACTACGAGGCGGCCGTCGCCGGCGCCATCCCCCTCATCCGCCCGCTGCGCGAGTCGCTCGCGGGCGACCGCGTGCGCCGGTTCCTCGGCATCGTCAACGGCACGACGAACTACGTCCTCGACCAGATGGACACGACGGGCGCCGGGTTCGGCGACGCCGTCGAGCGCGCGCAGGCGCTCGGGTACGCCGAGGCCGACCCCACCGCGGACGTCGAGGGCTACGACGCCGCGAGCAAGGCGGCGATCCTCGCGAGCCTCGCCTTCCACACCCGCGTGCCCGGTGAGGCCGTGCACCGCGAGGGCATCACGGGCGTGACGGCGGCCGACGTCGCCGCCGCCGAGCGGATGGGCTGCGTCGTCAAGCTCCTCGCCATCGGCGAGCGCGTGCCCGCCGGCCCCGACGGGCCCGAGGGCGTGACGGTCCGCGTGCACCCCGCGTTCGTGCCCCGCACGCACCCGCTGGCGGGCGTCCGCGGGCCGTTCAACGCCGTCTTCGTCGAGGCCGAGGCCGCGGGCGAGCTCATGTTCTACGGGCCGGGCGCGGGCGGCACGCCGACGGCGGGCGCCGTGCTCGGTGACGTCGTCGCGGTCGCCCGGCACCGTGTGCACGGCGGGCGCGGACCGGGCGAGTCGGCGTACGCGGACCTCGCGGCGCTGCCGATGTCGCGCGTCCGCACGCGCTACCACGTGCGTCTGGAGGTGGCCGACCGGCCCGGCGTCCTCGCGCGGGTGGCCGACGCCTTCGCCGCGCGCGGCGTCAGCATCGAGCAGGTGCGCCAGCAGGCGGTCGGCGAGGGCGCGGACCGCACCGCCGAGCTCGTCGTCGTCACGCACGTCGCGCCCGACACGGCCCTGTCCGACACGGTCGCGGACCTCGGCGACCTCGACGTCGTCCTCGACGTCACGTCCGTCATGCGTGTGGAGGGGGAGTGA
- the thrC gene encoding threonine synthase — MAAPWRGVIPEYRERLPIVGALAPGSRDVTLAEGGTPLVPARALGERLGCEVWLKVEGCNPTGSFKDRGMTTAMTVAVANGAQAVVCASTGNTSASAAAYATAAGIRCAVLVPDGKISMGKLAQAIAHGATLLQVDGNFDDCLTVARKLSEAYPVELVNSVNPARIEGQKTGAFEVVDVLGDAPDVHCLPVGNAGNITAYWKGYTEYAADGPATHRPRMWGFQAAGAAPIVKGHPVDEPDTIATAIRIGNPASWEQAVAAREESGGVIEAVTDEQILAAHRWLSAREGVFVEPASAAGVAGLLQRHEAGEVDPGQRIVVTVTGHGLKDPQWALRGEDGMPVQPVRVSVDTVEVAGALGLA, encoded by the coding sequence ATGGCGGCACCCTGGCGCGGCGTCATCCCGGAGTACCGCGAGCGGCTGCCGATCGTGGGTGCGCTCGCACCCGGCTCCCGCGACGTCACCCTCGCCGAGGGCGGCACGCCGCTCGTGCCCGCGCGGGCGCTCGGCGAGCGCCTCGGCTGCGAGGTGTGGCTGAAGGTCGAGGGCTGCAACCCGACGGGCTCCTTCAAGGACCGCGGCATGACGACGGCCATGACGGTCGCCGTCGCCAACGGCGCGCAGGCGGTGGTGTGCGCGAGCACGGGCAACACGAGCGCGTCGGCCGCCGCCTACGCGACGGCCGCGGGCATCCGCTGCGCGGTGCTCGTGCCCGACGGCAAGATCTCGATGGGCAAGCTCGCGCAGGCGATCGCGCACGGTGCGACGCTCCTGCAGGTCGACGGCAACTTCGACGACTGCCTGACGGTCGCCCGCAAGCTGAGCGAGGCGTACCCCGTCGAGCTCGTCAACAGCGTCAACCCCGCCCGCATCGAGGGGCAGAAGACGGGCGCGTTCGAGGTCGTCGACGTCCTCGGTGACGCGCCCGACGTCCACTGCCTGCCGGTCGGCAACGCCGGCAACATCACGGCGTACTGGAAGGGCTACACCGAGTACGCCGCCGACGGCCCCGCGACGCACCGTCCCCGCATGTGGGGCTTCCAGGCCGCGGGCGCCGCGCCCATCGTCAAGGGCCACCCCGTCGACGAGCCCGACACGATCGCGACCGCCATCCGCATCGGGAACCCCGCGAGCTGGGAGCAGGCCGTCGCGGCCCGCGAGGAGTCCGGCGGGGTGATCGAGGCCGTCACCGACGAGCAGATCCTCGCCGCGCACCGCTGGCTGTCCGCGCGCGAGGGCGTGTTCGTCGAGCCGGCGTCCGCCGCGGGCGTCGCCGGGCTGCTGCAGCGCCACGAGGCGGGCGAGGTCGACCCGGGCCAGCGGATCGTCGTGACGGTGACCGGCCACGGTCTGAAGGACCCGCAGTGGGCGCTCCGCGGCGAGGACGGCATGCCGGTCCAGCCGGTCCGCGTCTCCGTCGACACCGTCGAGGTCGCGGGCGCCCTCGGGCTCGCGTGA
- a CDS encoding homoserine kinase, which translates to MTQGHRPLAAAHVRVDVAGSSANLGPGFDAVGLALDVRDTVTVRCRAAADPQQPRTTVTVSGEGAGQVATDDRHLVARWVRGGLAGLGAGADAFDLELGCTNSVPHGRGLGSSAAAVVAGLLAAWTLVHGDARSADGLDRVAWLVDASAAAEGHGDNAAASVMGGAVLAWSAPGGYRAVPLEVDPDLPVVTCVPGEVLLTDVARALLPATVPHADAAFTGARAGLLVHALRGHRELLLPATEDRIHQQQRAGAMPGSAQLLTALRAERVAACVSGAGPSLLCLGAPVEHVAAVAERCAPGAWRVGRHDVGAQARADVLG; encoded by the coding sequence ATGACACAGGGCCACAGGCCGCTCGCCGCCGCCCACGTACGGGTCGACGTCGCCGGTTCCTCGGCGAACCTCGGTCCCGGCTTCGACGCCGTCGGGCTCGCGCTCGACGTGCGCGACACCGTCACGGTGCGCTGCCGGGCCGCGGCCGACCCGCAGCAGCCCCGCACGACCGTGACGGTGTCCGGCGAGGGCGCCGGCCAGGTGGCCACCGACGACCGGCACCTGGTGGCGCGCTGGGTGCGCGGCGGTCTCGCGGGACTCGGGGCGGGCGCCGACGCCTTCGACCTCGAGCTCGGCTGCACGAACTCGGTGCCGCACGGCCGCGGGCTCGGCTCGTCCGCGGCGGCGGTCGTGGCGGGCCTGCTCGCGGCCTGGACCCTCGTGCACGGCGACGCCCGCTCCGCCGACGGCCTGGACCGCGTGGCGTGGCTCGTCGACGCCTCCGCGGCGGCGGAGGGCCACGGCGACAACGCCGCGGCGAGCGTCATGGGCGGTGCGGTGCTCGCGTGGTCCGCGCCCGGTGGGTACCGGGCGGTCCCGCTGGAGGTGGACCCGGACCTGCCCGTCGTCACGTGCGTGCCAGGGGAGGTGCTGCTGACCGACGTCGCCCGGGCGCTGCTGCCCGCCACGGTGCCGCACGCCGACGCGGCGTTCACCGGGGCGCGCGCCGGGCTGCTCGTGCACGCGCTGCGCGGGCACCGCGAGCTGCTGCTGCCGGCCACGGAGGACCGCATCCACCAGCAGCAGCGGGCCGGGGCGATGCCGGGCAGCGCGCAGCTGCTGACGGCGCTGCGGGCCGAGCGCGTCGCGGCGTGCGTGTCCGGGGCGGGCCCGTCGCTGCTGTGCCTCGGGGCCCCGGTGGAGCACGTCGCCGCCGTGGCCGAGCGCTGCGCGCCGGGCGCGTGGCGCGTCGGCCGGCACGACGTCGGCGCCCAGGCCCGGGCCGACGTGCTCGGCTGA
- the rho gene encoding transcription termination factor Rho: MTDTHDAVASVPGAPAGAADLGRLKVAELQALAARLGISGAGRLRKADLLAAVRERTAGSGTNGTARPARDDAAGRPTPDASAADAADAADAEAAGSAPTRSRRSPRARGEQQQLTTVDEPAGSSQAPAASPAQAAARGGAPQDDRRGSGRQSAPESGQQPGPQSRQESGDRSRQGSGGQTGEEPREPSGEQREQPSRSSRDEDDDRRPVSRARRRAQRDAEAAVQEAVLKAEPILPDLPPRRGEDSGRDGGTGRDRLRERQQARQDRQAELRQDRQDRQDRQDRQDQRPDGRQDRQQDRQQDRQQDRQQDRQQDRQQEPRDDRQDRADRQPDLRPQGGQDRNGPQDDDLDDDRNGRRRRGRNRQRDKRTGRRDQVDPEPEVRDDDVLVPVAGIVDILDNYAFVRTSGYLPGPHDVYVSLGQVKKYGLRKGDAVVGQVRQERPGEERRQKFNALVRVDTVNGTSPEDARGRDEFGKLTPLYPQSRLRLETEPNQLTTRIIDLVAPIGKGQRGLIVSPPKAGKTLVLQAIANAITRNNPECHLMVVLVDERPEEVTDMQRTVKGEVIASTFDRPADDHTTVAELAIERAKRLVELGHDVVVLLDSITRLGRAYNLAAPASGRILSGGVDSSALYPPKRFFGAARNIENGGSLTILATALVETGSKMDEVIFEEFKGTGNMELRLSRQLADKRIFPAVDVNASGTRREEILLAGDELTIMWQLRRVLGALEQQQAVELLLDRLRKSRSNTEFLLTVGKTSPSGPGMTLHGATGDRPHDRQHNGNSHDH; the protein is encoded by the coding sequence GTGACAGACACCCACGACGCCGTGGCCTCCGTGCCCGGCGCCCCGGCGGGAGCCGCCGACCTCGGCCGCCTCAAGGTCGCCGAGCTCCAGGCCCTCGCCGCCCGCCTCGGCATCAGCGGGGCAGGCCGCCTGCGCAAGGCCGACCTGCTCGCCGCCGTGCGCGAGCGCACCGCCGGCTCCGGCACCAACGGCACGGCGCGACCCGCCCGCGACGACGCGGCCGGCCGGCCGACGCCGGACGCCTCCGCGGCCGACGCCGCCGACGCCGCCGATGCCGAGGCCGCCGGGTCCGCGCCCACCCGCAGCCGCCGGTCGCCACGCGCCCGTGGCGAGCAGCAGCAGCTCACGACCGTCGACGAGCCCGCCGGGTCGTCGCAGGCGCCGGCCGCGTCGCCTGCGCAGGCGGCTGCGCGGGGGGGGGCCCCGCAGGACGACCGGCGGGGGTCCGGTCGGCAGTCCGCGCCGGAGTCCGGCCAGCAGCCCGGCCCGCAGTCCCGCCAGGAGTCCGGCGACCGGTCCCGGCAGGGGTCCGGAGGGCAGACCGGCGAGGAGCCGCGCGAGCCGTCCGGTGAGCAGCGGGAGCAGCCGTCGCGCAGCAGCCGCGACGAGGACGACGACCGTCGGCCGGTGAGCCGCGCCCGGCGGCGGGCGCAGCGCGACGCGGAGGCCGCCGTGCAGGAGGCCGTGCTCAAGGCCGAGCCGATCCTGCCGGACCTCCCGCCGCGCCGCGGCGAGGACTCCGGCCGCGACGGCGGGACCGGCCGCGACCGCCTCCGCGAGCGGCAGCAGGCGCGCCAGGACCGGCAGGCCGAGCTGCGTCAGGACCGTCAGGACCGTCAGGACCGTCAGGACCGTCAGGACCAGCGCCCGGACGGCCGCCAGGACCGCCAGCAGGACCGCCAGCAGGACCGCCAGCAGGACCGGCAGCAGGACCGTCAGCAGGACCGTCAGCAGGAGCCGCGGGACGACCGTCAGGACCGGGCGGACCGCCAGCCCGACCTGCGCCCGCAGGGCGGCCAGGACCGGAACGGCCCGCAGGACGACGACCTCGACGACGACCGCAACGGCCGCCGCCGGCGCGGCCGCAACCGCCAGCGCGACAAGCGCACGGGCCGTCGCGACCAGGTGGACCCGGAGCCGGAGGTCCGCGACGACGACGTGCTCGTGCCCGTCGCCGGCATCGTCGACATCCTCGACAACTACGCCTTCGTCCGGACCAGCGGCTACCTGCCGGGTCCGCACGACGTCTACGTCTCGCTCGGGCAGGTCAAGAAGTACGGCCTGCGCAAGGGCGACGCGGTCGTCGGGCAGGTGCGCCAGGAGCGCCCGGGCGAGGAGCGGCGGCAGAAGTTCAACGCGCTCGTGCGCGTCGACACCGTCAACGGCACCTCGCCGGAGGACGCCCGCGGCCGCGACGAGTTCGGCAAGCTCACGCCGCTCTACCCGCAGAGCCGGCTGCGGCTGGAGACCGAGCCCAACCAGCTGACGACGCGGATCATCGACCTCGTCGCTCCCATCGGCAAGGGCCAGCGCGGGCTCATCGTGTCCCCGCCCAAGGCGGGCAAGACGCTCGTGCTGCAGGCGATCGCCAACGCGATCACCCGCAACAACCCCGAGTGCCACCTCATGGTCGTCCTCGTGGACGAGCGTCCCGAGGAGGTCACCGACATGCAGCGGACGGTCAAGGGAGAGGTCATCGCCTCGACCTTCGACCGGCCCGCCGACGACCACACGACGGTCGCCGAGCTCGCCATCGAGCGGGCCAAGCGCCTCGTCGAGCTCGGCCACGACGTCGTCGTGCTGCTCGACTCCATCACCCGCCTCGGCCGCGCGTACAACCTCGCGGCGCCCGCGAGCGGGCGGATCCTGTCCGGCGGCGTCGACTCCAGCGCCCTGTACCCGCCGAAGCGGTTCTTCGGGGCCGCGCGCAACATCGAGAACGGCGGCTCGCTCACGATCCTCGCCACCGCGCTCGTGGAGACCGGCTCCAAGATGGACGAGGTCATCTTCGAGGAGTTCAAGGGCACCGGGAACATGGAGCTGCGGCTGTCGCGGCAGCTCGCCGACAAGCGGATCTTCCCCGCGGTCGACGTCAACGCCTCCGGCACCCGGCGCGAGGAGATCCTGCTGGCCGGCGACGAGCTCACGATCATGTGGCAGCTGCGTCGCGTGCTCGGGGCGCTCGAGCAGCAGCAGGCCGTCGAGCTGCTGCTCGACCGGCTCCGCAAGTCCCGCAGCAACACCGAGTTCCTCCTGACGGTCGGCAAGACCTCGCCGTCGGGGCCGGGCATGACGCTGCACGGGGCCACCGGGGACCGCCCGCACGACCGGCAGCACAACGGGAACAGCCACGACCACTGA
- the rpmE gene encoding 50S ribosomal protein L31 has translation MQKDIHPEYVTTTVTCTCGSTFETRSTATSGRISADVCSQCHPFYTGKQKLLDTGGRVARFEKRYGKKADAK, from the coding sequence ATGCAGAAGGACATCCACCCCGAGTACGTCACCACCACCGTGACGTGCACGTGCGGCAGCACGTTCGAGACGCGGAGCACCGCGACGAGCGGCCGCATCAGCGCCGACGTGTGCAGCCAGTGCCACCCGTTCTACACGGGCAAGCAGAAGCTGCTCGACACCGGCGGCCGCGTGGCCCGCTTCGAGAAGCGGTACGGCAAGAAGGCCGACGCCAAGTAG